ATATGATCTTCTGAAATAAGCGGCCCCATTTCAATACCGTCAATCCACCCCGGCCCCACTTTGATCGTCTTCGCCCGTGCAACCAGTTCAGGTACAAATCTTTCATATATGCTTTCTTCCAACAGTAAACGTGAACCGGCCGAACACACTTGACCTTGATTGGCGAAAATGGCAAACAGTGCATAATCGATTGCTGTTTCTAAATCAGCATCCGCAAAGACAATATTCGGTGATTTTCCGCCCAGCTCCAAACTGATCTTTTTAACGGTATCTGCTGCCGATTTCATTAACTGAATCCCTGTATCTGTACCCCCGGTAAAGGAAATTTTATCTACATCCGGATTTCGGACCAATTCTGCCCCGACCTTACTCCCAGCACCTAACACCAAATTAACAACACCGGGCGGGAATCCAACTTCATCAATAATTTCAAACAAACGAATCACAGAAAGAGGTGTCTGTTGTGCCGGTTTTATGATCACTGTACATCCAGCTGCAATTGCAGCTGCAATTTTTTGGTTTGCCATGACCAAAGGATAATTCCAGGGAACGATAAGACCCACAACACCAATCGGTTCACGAACAACCATTGCTTGAATGTCATCCGGAACATCATAGGTTTGACCATGGGGCTTTGTTGCCAGCCCTGCATAATATCGTAATTGATTTACAGCATCTTCAACATCATTCAGTGACTCTCTCAATGTTTTCCCATTATCCAGCGTCTCTAAATACGCAAACTCTTCTTTTCTTTGTTCCAATTTATTTGAGATTTGCAGCAAAAGTTCCGCACGATGCCTTGCTTTGCTGTTCATCCAGCCATCGTCATAAAATGCTCTGCGCGCAGCCTCAATAGCTTTTTTTGCATCTTCGACTGAACCTTCCGTAACAATCCCAATAATTTCACCATTTGCAGGATTGATAACTTCTCTCGTGTCACCGCTTACACTTTCGACCCATTTTCCATCGATATACATGCCTTGTGTAATATGGTTTGGTGTTAAGACTGATTTGACATCCATCATATTAGGTATCCTCTCTTCTTATTTTTCGCTACTATTCGCAAAACTTTATATCTTTTCTGTAGATTAATTAAATAATATTTTGACTCGATGTTCATTGGACACTCTGTTAAATAAAATGGTTCGTTTTTTTAACTACTGAATGTATTACGTGTATTTAATCCTTATTGACTGCTTCACATCATTATCGATTCGGTATTCTCAGTGTCCCTCTAAATCGGTCTTGTATAGTCACACGATCCTCTTTGTAATCTTGAAGTATAGTGCCCACAAAAAAAGAACAGATTCGCTTCAAAGAAACGTCTGTCCAAAATTAACTTCGATTTTTCTTATTAATACCTCATTTTCTAAAAATACCAAACCACCTTCTATATTGATGTAGCTGTACTCTCTATAGCCTTGCTTTCTTTTGGCATATCTTGTTCGATTTCTTTATATTCTTTTTCCCAAAAATCTGCTCCTTTAATCCCTAACTTTGCAGGTTCAAATAAAGGATTATTCCCTGCTTTTTTCTGCATTTCATAGTCCTTTAATACTTTTAACACCGTCTTAGTAAGGAAGAAAATCACAGTAAGATTTACCCAAGCCAAGATCCCCGTACCTAGATCCCCCATCGCCCATACTGTAGCTGCTGTTTTAAGGGTACTGTACAATACAGTGGCTAGTAAGATAATTTTCAATATTTGATTTGGCCAAATTGACTTGGTTTTTAGATTTTGTCTAAGAAACGCAAGGTTTGTTTCTGCTTTATAATAATAAGAAGTGAGTGTTGTAAAGCAGAAGAATAGTAGAGCAATGGAAATGAAAGCGGCACCAAATTTATGGAAAACAGAATCAACAGCAAGTTGTGTATAAAGTGATGGCGCTACGTCTCCAAGCTTATTCGTAATTGGCGCCATCCCTTTTGGTTTCACATCATACATTCCTGTCATAAGAATCATAAATGCCGTTGAAGTACAGACCAAAAAGGTATCAATGTAAACAGAAAATGCTTGAACTAAACCTTGTTTTGCTGGATGAGAGACCTCTGCGCAACCGGATTCATATGTTTCACTACCTAAACCAGCTCCATTGGCATAAACTCCTCTTTGAACTCCAAAAGCAATTGCAGAACCGATTATCCCTCCAAAAGTCGCATTTAAATGAAAAGCACTTGTAATAATTAAGGAAATAACGCTTGGTATGTTAGTAAAATTAAAGACAAGAATGATCAAGCACATGATGATGTAACCAGAAGCCATAAATGGAACAACGATCTGAGAGTATTTTGCTATTCTCTTAATACCGCCAAAAATAATAGCTCCTAATAGAATAACCACGAAGATTCCGGTTATTATTGGTGGAATTCCAAAAGCGTCATGCATCGCCAATGCAACTGTATTGGCTTGTACGCCTGGCCATAAAAAACCCATGACAAGCAATGTTAAGAATGCGGAAATAATGGCAAACCACTTTTGGTTTAATCCATAATCAATATAAAAAGGTGTACCCCCTCTGTATTCACCATCAATTTTTCTTTTATATACTTGAGTAAGAGTTATTTCTGTGAACGAAGTAGCACTCCCGAAAAATGCTGCAAGCCACATCCAAAAAACAGCACCTGGTCCTCCTAACGAAATTGCAGTAGCTACACCTGCTACATTCCCTACACCAATTCTACCTCCCAATGACAAAGCTAATGA
Above is a window of Fodinisporobacter ferrooxydans DNA encoding:
- a CDS encoding alanine/glycine:cation symporter family protein, whose translation is MSDIVNWLNGYVWSPILVYLLLGIGFMYTILTRFIQVRCFKEMIKLVFEGRGSKAGVSSFQSLALSLGGRIGVGNVAGVATAISLGGPGAVFWMWLAAFFGSATSFTEITLTQVYKRKIDGEYRGGTPFYIDYGLNQKWFAIISAFLTLLVMGFLWPGVQANTVALAMHDAFGIPPIITGIFVVILLGAIIFGGIKRIAKYSQIVVPFMASGYIIMCLIILVFNFTNIPSVISLIITSAFHLNATFGGIIGSAIAFGVQRGVYANGAGLGSETYESGCAEVSHPAKQGLVQAFSVYIDTFLVCTSTAFMILMTGMYDVKPKGMAPITNKLGDVAPSLYTQLAVDSVFHKFGAAFISIALLFFCFTTLTSYYYKAETNLAFLRQNLKTKSIWPNQILKIILLATVLYSTLKTAATVWAMGDLGTGILAWVNLTVIFFLTKTVLKVLKDYEMQKKAGNNPLFEPAKLGIKGADFWEKEYKEIEQDMPKESKAIESTATSI
- a CDS encoding aldehyde dehydrogenase family protein; its protein translation is MDVKSVLTPNHITQGMYIDGKWVESVSGDTREVINPANGEIIGIVTEGSVEDAKKAIEAARRAFYDDGWMNSKARHRAELLLQISNKLEQRKEEFAYLETLDNGKTLRESLNDVEDAVNQLRYYAGLATKPHGQTYDVPDDIQAMVVREPIGVVGLIVPWNYPLVMANQKIAAAIAAGCTVIIKPAQQTPLSVIRLFEIIDEVGFPPGVVNLVLGAGSKVGAELVRNPDVDKISFTGGTDTGIQLMKSAADTVKKISLELGGKSPNIVFADADLETAIDYALFAIFANQGQVCSAGSRLLLEESIYERFVPELVARAKTIKVGPGWIDGIEMGPLISEDHMNTVLDYVQIGLSEGATLLSGGKRIVEDGLSDGYFVEPTIFTDTRPDMRIVQEEIFGPVLAIQTFKTEEEAIQLANGTNFGLAAAVFTNDGAKAHRVIRQMRAGITWINTYHPTFNEAPWGGYKQSGIGRDLGTYGFEEYLETKQINVNLKVEPSGFFRGIKNEKF